A region of the Stieleria neptunia genome:
TCTCAGCGCGATCCGAATGGTATCCAAGAACGACATGGGTGATTACTTTTTCACTTCCTGGCCGGTCACCAATGAATCACCGACCGAAAGCGCTCCCGACTTCAGCTCGGTGAATCCGCTTTCGCTCAATCCGGTTTCGATCTCCACGGCGCGCAGCAACTTTCCATCGACGACCCAGACGTGGCGCTTGTTCCGCACCCTTCGCTTCTTCGCTTTCTCCGCCGCCGGCAGTTGCTGCTCCTGGTCATCCCGATCGCGCTTCGCTTTCCACGTCGACCCATCGATCAGGTGCCGGTCGGACTCGCGCACCCACTCGATCTCTTCGGGAAAGAAACGGAGTGCGGCGTTGGGCAATTTCGGCACATCGCTGATCGAATCGACTTCGAACGAGATGCTGGCTGTCATTCCGGGCAACAGTTTCAAGTCGGGATTGCTGGTCACGATGACGACGGGATAGGTGACCACGTTCTGGTTGGCGACGCTGCTGACGCGAATCTGCTCGATCTCGCCGGTGAACAACTCGTCGGGGTGGGCGTCGACGGTGAACGTCACCGGCCGCGATTCAGCTTGAGCCTTTTGAACCAGCCCGATGTCCGCTTCGTCAACGGAGGCGAACACGTGAACCTGGTCACGCAGATCCGGGGCGACGATGAACAGTTCCGGCGTCTGAAACGAGGCGGCAAGTGTTTGTCCGGGGTCGATCTTTCGGTCGATGATCATGCCGTCGACCGGAGCCGTGATCTCACAGTAATTCAGGTTCGCCCGTGAATTTTCCAGCGACGCCTCGGCCTGCTGAATCATCGCGTGCGCGACTTTTAACTGCGCTTCCAACGACTTCACTTCGAACACGAGCGCGTCCATTTCGCTGTCGGAGAGGAAGCCGACGCTCTTGGTGTACAACTTCTGACCGCGATCGTAGCTGTTGTTGGCCTGGATCAACTCCGCTTCGATCCGTTCCAGTTCCGCCTTTCGCGTGGCCAGGGTCGCTTCGTCCCTGGCGACGTCGGCTTTGAAAAGCCGCGGGTCGATCGTCGCCAACACGTCACCCTTTTTGACCTCGTCATTGAAATCGACGTTCAGCTCCTCGATCGGCCCCGAGACGACCGAACCGACCAGCACCGATTGGACCGGCCGTACCGAACCGGTGGAATTGACATACCGCGTCACATCCCCGCGGACGATCGCGGCGGTTTCCCACTTCATCCGATGACGTTCTTCCCAATAGGTCATCGCCGGTTTGTATCCGACTGTACCAATACCAGCCAAAACGCCAATCAGGACCAGCATTTTGACAAGCATCTTCATTCGACTGCGGGGCGAGAGACAGGAGTGTGATCAACGCCCTTTCAAGTCTAGTTGATCGACGACCCGGACAAGACCTTTGGCAATTGATTCGCATCGCGATCGAAAATCTTGGCACCGCACGCTCAATGTCACTTACTTTGGCTTTAAAGGTGTTAGCGGAACGGCGCGAGCCGTCCGGTCGCGCTTCAAAAACACCGTGAAAGACCGGAGGGCTCGCGCCCTACCGCTAACAAAAACACCCCGCTTGGCGTCAAAGTAGGTGGCATTGGGCGCGCGCTCGCTTCAGGACCACAATTGGAAATCGCCGGCGGCTTCGAAGGCGTGTTCGTAATGCTCGATCTTGACCGGCAACGATTCGCCCTTGGGCCACCAGATGGCGATCACATCGAAACGGCATGGCGTGCCGAGAAGTTTGCGACGTTTGAGAAATCGCAACGCGGCGCGGGTGATCCGCGCCTGCTTGTTTTCATCGACCCGATCGGCCGGATGGCCCGGGCGGGTCGTCTGCAGCGTTTTGACTTCGACGAAGATCACCGCGCGGGACTTCTTGTCGGCGGCAATCAAATCGATTTCGCCGCCGCGGTCGGATTCACTTTCGGCGACCACCACGAATCCCTTTTGGCGCAGCAACCGCGCGGCGGCTTGCTCGCCCCGACGGCCGATCGGGGCCTCGGGATCGATCCGCCCGAAACGCCACTGGGAATAGCGATCCCAGAGATGCTGGATGAATCGCGGGGGCGTTGGACGTGTCATGGGCAAACACGAGTGGGATAGGCTTCCGGACTGTCGAGCCTGAGATAACAGGCTGGAAGCCTATCCCACGTTCGCTGCTCCCGATTGGTTACAGCGAAAACTCCGCAGTCAGGTTCGTAGGTCAGGCTGTGCCTGACTGCCCGCTGGCATGCACAGCATGCCCTACGGCTGTCGCCATGTTGACGAGCGGCCTAGGATCGGCGGCGTTCTTTCAGACGCACGGCTTTGCCGACTCGGCCACGCAGGAAGTACAGTTTCGCGCGACGCACGACACCGCTCCGCTTGACTTCGACCTTTTCGATGCGGGGGCTGTGCAGCGGGAATTTTCGCTCCACCCCCTCACCGGCGACGATGCGTCGGACGGTGAACATCTCTTTGGACCCGCTGCCGGAGAGGGCGATCACGACTCCGGTGAAGACCTGGATCCGCTCCTTGTTGCCTTCCAGAATTCGCAGGTGAACATCAACGGTGTCACCGATTTCAAACTTCGGCGGGTTCTCTTTGATCGCGGTCTGCTCGACCTTGTCCAGAATGGCTTGGCTCATCGTACTACTCTCTTCGTCTGACTGATCGCCGAAGTCGCCAGACTTCGGGCGTGGAATTCAAGTTCCCGGAAACTGGCGAATCCGGCTGTCTGGTGCTGTCTACTCTTCTTCATCGAGCAAATCCGCTCGACGTTGTTTCGTTCTGATTCGACTTTGCTCGGCCCGCCACGCGGCGATCGCTTCGTGGTTGCCGCCGAGTAAGACCTCGGGAACGTGATGCCCCCGAAAGTCTCGCGGTCGCGTGTACTGCGGAAACTCCAGCAACCGATTTCCGCGGCTGAAGGAATCATCCACATGACTGTTTTGATCACCCAACACGCCGGGCAACAACCGCACGACGCCGTCGATGATCGTCATCGCCGCGACCTCGCCTCCGTTCAAGACGAAATCGCCGACACTGACTTCCTCTGGTTCCAAGATGTCGACCACTCGTTGGTCGAA
Encoded here:
- a CDS encoding efflux RND transporter periplasmic adaptor subunit; its protein translation is MKMLVKMLVLIGVLAGIGTVGYKPAMTYWEERHRMKWETAAIVRGDVTRYVNSTGSVRPVQSVLVGSVVSGPIEELNVDFNDEVKKGDVLATIDPRLFKADVARDEATLATRKAELERIEAELIQANNSYDRGQKLYTKSVGFLSDSEMDALVFEVKSLEAQLKVAHAMIQQAEASLENSRANLNYCEITAPVDGMIIDRKIDPGQTLAASFQTPELFIVAPDLRDQVHVFASVDEADIGLVQKAQAESRPVTFTVDAHPDELFTGEIEQIRVSSVANQNVVTYPVVIVTSNPDLKLLPGMTASISFEVDSISDVPKLPNAALRFFPEEIEWVRESDRHLIDGSTWKAKRDRDDQEQQLPAAEKAKKRRVRNKRHVWVVDGKLLRAVEIETGLSESGFTELKSGALSVGDSLVTGQEVKK
- a CDS encoding YraN family protein, producing MTRPTPPRFIQHLWDRYSQWRFGRIDPEAPIGRRGEQAAARLLRQKGFVVVAESESDRGGEIDLIAADKKSRAVIFVEVKTLQTTRPGHPADRVDENKQARITRAALRFLKRRKLLGTPCRFDVIAIWWPKGESLPVKIEHYEHAFEAAGDFQLWS
- the rplS gene encoding 50S ribosomal protein L19, producing the protein MSQAILDKVEQTAIKENPPKFEIGDTVDVHLRILEGNKERIQVFTGVVIALSGSGSKEMFTVRRIVAGEGVERKFPLHSPRIEKVEVKRSGVVRRAKLYFLRGRVGKAVRLKERRRS